In the Brevundimonas mediterranea genome, CGCCTGTCTGATAGTCGCCGTCGCGGAAGGCCGGCAGGATGTCGTCGCGGATGACCATGGACGAGAAGGCGTCGGTCAGGATCGGCTCCAGCCCGTACCCGACTTCGATCCGCACCTTGCGTTCGGTCGGGGCGACGATCAGCAGGGCGCCATTGTCGCCCTCCTTCTGTCCGATGCCCCAGGCCCGGCCCAGCTGATAGCCATAGTCCTCGATCTCCTGATCCTGCAGGCTGCGGACCGTGACCACCACCAACTGGTCGCTGGATCGGGCTTCCAACGCGGCCAGCTTGTCGGTCAGCGCCTGTTCGGTCGCCGTATCCAGCAGATCAGCCTGATCGACCACGCGTCCGGACAGGGGCGGAAAGTCGAGCTTCGTCTGCGCCGTCGCCGGCACGGCGAACAGCAGGACGGCCATCAGACCGAACAGACTGGCGACGACGCCCGCTGGACGTCCTGTCCGAACGGGGCGAAGGCTCACGGGGCGGGCGGGGTCGAGCCCGGCGCGACCGGCGCGGCGCCGCCGCCGGGCGTGGCGGCCGGAGCGCCGTTCAGGTTGAAGTTCACCTGGGGCGCCGACTGGGCCTCCGCCGTGGCGGTGAACAACTGCATCGGTTGCGATCCGCTATGCACCGTCTTGGCCCAGATCACGTTCGGGAAGGTGCGCAGGGTGGTGTTGTAGTCGCGCACGGCCTCATTGTAGTCGCGGCGCGCGATGGTGATCCGGTTTTCGGTGCCTTCCAGCTGGGACTGCAGGGTCAGGAAATTCTGATTGGCCTGAAGCTGGGGATAGGCCTCGACCGAGACCAGCAGGCGCGACAGGGCGCCGGACAGCTGGCCCTGAGCCTGCTGATATTGCTGGAAGGCCTGCGGATTGCTGAGGTCGGCGGCCGAGACATTGACCGAGGTGGCGCGGGCGCGGGCGTTGATCACGTCCGTCAGGGTGGTGCGTTCCTGGATCGCCGCGCCCTGGACGGTGGCGACCAGATTGGGCACCAGGTCGGCGCGACGCTGGTACTGGGCCTGGACATCGGCCCAGGCCGCCTCGGCCCGTTCCTGCTTGGTCGGAATAGTGTTGTAGCCGCAGCCGGTGACGGCGGGCGCCGCGACGAGAACGGTCGTCAGAGCCAGAGCGCGAGCGTTGAAGCGAGCCATGGATTTTCCCCTGTCGGCGATTGCGCCGGTGCGGCGACTATCGCCTCAGGACCGCAACGCTTCAAGCGTCCAATGGCTCCGGTTCGACGCCGATCGAGCGACAGGCCGCCGAATAGGTGTTGGCCAGCAGGCAGGCGATGGTCATGGGGCCGACGCCGCCGGGGACGGGGGTGATGCGTCCGGCGATCTCGACGGCTTCCTTGAAAGCGACGTCGCCGACGACGCGGGTCTTTCCCTCCGCCGCCTTGACCGGGTCGGCCGAGGGAACGCGGTTGATGCCGACGTCGATCACGGTCGCGCCCGGCTTGATCCAGTCGCCCTTGATCATCTCCGGCCGGCCGACGGCGGCGACCAGGATGTCGGCGGTGCGGCAGAGGGCAGGCAGGTCGCGGGTCCTGGAATGGGCGATGGTGACGGTGCAGCTTTCGCCCAGCAGCAGTTGCGCCATCGGCTTGCCGACGATGTTGGACCGGCCGACGATGACGGCGTTCAGGCCCGTCAGATCGCCCAGTTGGTCCTTCAGCAGCATCAGACTGCCCAGGGGGGTGCAGGGGACCAGGCCCGGCAGGCCGACCGCCAGGCGTCCGGCGTTGACCACGTGGAAGCCGTCCACATCCTTGTCGGGATCGATGGCGTCCAGCACGACCGATGAATCGATGTGTTTCGGCAGGGGCAGCTGAACCAGGACGCCGTGGATGCCGGCGTCGGCGTTCAGACGGGCGATCAGGGCCAGAAGCTCGTCCTGGGTCGTGGTCTCGTCCAGACGGTGCGTATCGGACCGCATGCCCGCGCGCAGGGTCGTCTCGCCTTTGTTGCGAACATAGATCTGGCTGGCGGGATCCTCGCCGACGATGACGACGGCCAGGCCCGGCTTGACGCCCTGGCTGGCTTCCAGACGCGCGGCGGCGGCGGCGACGCGGTCCACCAGGTCGACCGAAAAGGCCTTGCCGTCGATCAGGGTCGCGCGTGCGGGCTCGGCTGACATGGGGAAGACTCCGGGGGGATGAGGATGCGGCGATTTACAGCCGTCATGGTTCGGCGTCTATGATCCGTGACAAACTCCGGAGTGTTCTTGATGAAGCGTTCGTCCCTCGTCGCCGCCGCCAGCGCCCTTGCCCTCGCCTGGGCCGCCTCGCCCGCCTTGGCTCAGGACGTTCAGGGCCTGCGCATCGGGGCTGCGGTGGATGGCGCATTGACCGAGACGGACGCGGCCACGACCGGCGAGGACGCCTATCGTTATGACGCCTACCGATTCGAGGCGCGTGCGGGGCAGAGGCTGGAGGCTGTGCTGAGGTCCGACGCTTTCGACGCCTATCTGGCCATCTATGCCGAAGGCGACGACGAACCGCTGGCCGAAGATGACGACGGCCTGGGCGAAGGCACGGACGCCCGGCTGCGCTTCACGCCGGAAACCAGCGGGACCTACGTTCTGCGCGCCCGCACCCTGGCCGGGCTGGAAGGCGGGGGCTACAGCCTGTCCCTGCGCGAACGCCCCGCGCCCCCGCGCGCACCGCGTCCGGTCGGCCTTCGCGTCGGTGATGAGCGAGCCGGGACGCTGACGGACCGTGATCCGGAACAGGAAGACGGCGGCCGTTACGACGCCTACAGCTTCCGCGCCTCTGCAGGTCAGAGGGTGATCGTCACCCTGGAGTCCGAGGCCTTCGATCCACTGGTTCGCGTCGGCCGGATGAACGGGGCCGACTTCGCCGAACTGGCTCAGAACGACGATGGACCCGACGACGGACTGAACTCGCGCCTCGTCTTTACCGCCCCGACGGCTGGGGAATATCTGATTCGCGTCACCGCCATCAGGGATGGGGAGGGCGCCTACACCCTGGGCCTGTCGGAAGCGCCGCCTGCGCCGCCGGCCAAGCCCATCGCCGTCGGCGACAGCATTGACGGGAATCTGAACGATGAGACGGGACTGAACGACGACGGCCAGCGCACCGAATTCTATCGGTTCACGGCTGAGGCGGGCCAGCGCGTCGCCATCGAGATGTCGTCGAAGGATTTCGACACCTATCTGACCCTGCGCCAGGCGTCGGACAATTCGATTCTCGATCAGGACGACGACGGCGCCGGTTCCGGCACGGACTCTCGTATCGTCCGGACGCTGGAGACGGCCAGCGACTATTTGATCGAGGCGCGCGCCCTGGGCGATGACGGCGAAGGCCGTTTCACCCTCAAGATCAGCGAAGTCGCCCCGCCCCCTGCGCCGTCTGCGATCACCTTTGGCCAGACCGTGGAAGGCGAGATCACGCCCGAAAAGCCCCAGAACGACGAGGGCAAACACTATGACGCCTATGTATTCACCGGCCAGGAAGGCCAGCGCGTCCAGGCCGTTCTGCGATCCGGCGATTTCGACGCCTATCTCGAGATCAGCGCCGCCGACGGCGAGTTTTCCGCCCTGTCGAGCGATGACGACGGGCTGGGCGAGGGCACGGATTCGCGTCTGAACTTCACCCTGCCGTCGTCCGGCGACTACATCCTGCGGGCCTCTCCGCTGTCGAACGAGGGGAAGGGGCTCTATTCGCTGGCGTTGATCGATCGCGGCCCGGAGCCCAAGCCGGGCAGTATACTGGTCGGCGCGACGGCGCGCGGCACGCTGAGCCTTTCCGACGCCCTGATCGACGGGGGCGCCTATTACGACGCCTATCGGTTCCAGGCGAAGAAGGATGAGAAGCTGCGGATCACCCTGGTCTCCAACGCCTTCGACGCCTTCATCGACCTGGGCGAGGACGGCGAGGACTTCACCAGCCTGGCCACGGACGACGACGGTCTTTCGGACACCCACGCCAAGCTGGACTGGACCGCGCCGGAAGACGGCTGGTTCGTCGTCCGAGCTCGGTCGTTGGGCCCGAATGAGACGGGCGCCTATGCCCTGACCGTCGAACGCCAGCCCTGACCGCCGCATCCGGGCCACGATCCGGTCCTAGGCGAGCCGAATGACCGACGCCATTTCGCCCGGCGCCCTTGGCCGCAAGGATCAGCACCTCGACGTGGTGCTGTCCGGGCGTGGTCGGCACGCCCGCGACGCCGGGTTCGACGCGATCCGGTTCGTGCACGAGGCCCTGCCGGATCTGGATCACGACAAGATCGACCTGGGCGCCGACTTCCTGGGGCGCCGATTGAAGGCGCCCCTGCTGATCAGCGCCATGACCGGCGGTCCGGCGCGGGCCGAGGCCGTGAACGCCCGTCTGGCCGAGGCGGCCCAGCACCTGGGAATCGCCCTGGCGGTCGGGTCCCAACGCACGGCTCTGGAAGAGGGGGCCAGCGGCGGCCTGGACATGGGGCTGCGCCACCGGGCGCCCGACACCCCCATCCTGGCCAATATCGGCGCGGCGCAACTGACGCGGGGGTTCGGTCTGGACGAGGCGCGGCGGGTGATCGAGATGATCGGGGCGAACGCCCTGATCGTCCATCTGAACCCGCTTCAGGAAGCCTGTCAGCCCGAAGGCGATCGCGACTGGTGGGGCGTCGGCGCCGCACTGGAAGCTCTGATCCGCAGGATCGAGGTTCCTGTGGTGGTCAAGGAGACCGGGGCCGGCCTGTCGGGCCGAACCGCGCGCCGCTTGATCGACATGGGCGCCGCCGCCGTGGATATCGCCGGCGCGGGCGGTTCGAACTGGGCGCTCATCGAGGGCGAGCGGGCGACGGATCCCGGCGACAGGGCCCACGCCGCCGCCTTTGGCGACTGGGGCATGCCGACGGCGCGGGCCATCGTTGATGTGCGCCGGGCCTGTCCAGACGCGGTCGTGATCGGTTCGGGCGGCGTGCGCGACGGTCTGGACGTCGCGCGCGCGATCCGCCTTGGGGCCGACATCGCGGGTCAGGCCGCCGGCGTCCTGTCGGCGGCGATGGTGTCGACGGAAGCGGTGGTCGCCCACTTCCAACTGGTCATGCGCCAGTTGAGAACCGTCTGCTTCTGCACGAATTCCGCTAATCTTTCAGCCCTGCGCCGGGCGCCGCTTCAGCCGCTGGACGAATAGAGGTCAGCGACCTATGCGGACGGCAGCAGGTCGTGCGCGAAGAGGCGATACCGTCCCGCACGCACGCCGTCGGTCGCCCTGGCGATATCCGGCGCGAAATAATGGTCGCTGGCGTAGGGCGCGGCCGCCTCACGCACGACGGTGACGACCTGTTCCAGCAGGGGCGAACTGGTCAGGGGACGATGGAATTCCAGCCCCTGGGCCGCCGCCAGCAACTCGATTCCGACCACGGTCGCCGTATTCTCGGCCATGTCCAGCAGCCGCCTGGCGCCGTGGGTCGCCATGGAGACATGATCTTCCTGATTGGCGCTGGTGGGAACCGTGTCCACGCTGCACGGATGGGCCACCATCCGGTTTTCGGCGACCAAGGCCGCCGCCGTGACCTGGGCAATCATGAAGCCTGAGTTCAGGCCGCTTTCCTTGACCAGGAAGGCCGGCAGTTCGCTCATCTTCGGATCGACCAGGATGGCGGTCCGGCGTTCGGAGATATTGCCGATCTCGCACAGGGCCATGGCGATCTGATCGGCTGCAAAAGCAACGGGTTCAGCATGGAAGTTTCCACCGGATATGACATCCCCGTCCTCGATGAAGACCAGGGGATTGTCCGTCACGGCGTTGGCCTCGCGTTCCAGCGTCGCGGCCGCCGTGGTCAGGACGTCCAGCACCGCCCCCATGACCTGGGGCTGACAGCGCAGCGAATAGGGGTCCTGCACCTTGGCGCAGTCGTCGCGGTGGCTGTCGCGGATGGCCGAACCCGCCATCAGGGTCCTGAGCCGTGCGGCCACGGCGATCTGACCGGGTTGACCCCGAAGGGCTTGGATGCGGGCGTCGAACGGCGCGTCCGATCCCTTCAGGGCGTCGACCGACAGGGCCCCCGCCGCCACGCCGGCGGCGAAGACCGCCTCGGCTGCGAACAGACCCGCCAGGGCCAGGGCGGTCGAACACTGTGTCCCGTTCAGCAGCGCCAGCCCCTCCTTCGGGCCCAGGACCAGAGGCTTGAGCCCGGCCCGCTCAAGTGCGGCCTCGGCCTCCAAGGTCTGGCCTTTGCACCGGGCCTCGCCGACGCCGATCAGGACGCAGCTCATATGGGCCAGAGGAGCCAGATCGCCCGAGGCCCCGACCGAGCCCTTGGACGGGATGCAGGGCAGGATGTCGGCGTTGACGAGCGCGATCAGGGCCTGGAGGGTTTCGCGCCGAACGCCCGAGGCGCCGCGTGACAGGGAGGCGATCTTCAGCACCATCAGCAGTCGCGTCACGCTGTCCGGCAGCAAGGGACCGACCCCGCACGCATGGCTGAGCACCAGGTTCCGCTGCAAGGTCTCCAGATCGGCGGACGCGATGGAGGTGTTGGCCAGCAGGCCGAATCCGGTGTTGACCCCATAGACGGTGCGCCCTTCGGCCACGATGGCGGCGATGGTCGCGGCGCCCCTGTCCACATCGGCCCAGGCCTCGGGCGCCACAGCGACCGTCACGGGGCCGTCCAGGACGCCGCGCAACTGGGCCAGGGTCAGGGGCGAACGGCCGAGGGTCAGGGTCGTCATGGAGGTCAGGCCTTCAGGCTGGGGAGGTTCAGGCCGTGTTCGCGGGCCGCAGCGCGGGCGATGTCGTAACCGGCGTCGGCATGGCGCATGACGCCCGTCGCCGGATCGTTCCAAAGCACGCGCTCCAGCCGCTGCGCCGCTTCCGGCGTGCCGTCGGCGACGATCACGACGCCCGAATGCTGGGAATAGCCCATGCCGACCCCGCCGCCGTGGTGCAGCGAGACCCAGCTGGCGCCCGAGGCGGTGTTCAGAAGCGCGTTGAGAAGGGGCCAGTCCGACACAGCGTCCGATCCGTCCATCATGGCCTCGGTCTCACGGTTCGGGCTGGCGACCGAGCCGGAGTCGAGATGGTCCCGGCCGATCACGATCGGTCCCGACAATTCACCGGACGCCACCATGTCGTTGAACATCAGGCCCGCCCGGTGGCGCTCTCCCAATCCAATCCAGCAGATTCTCGCCGGAAGTCCTTGGAAGGCTATACGTTCGCCGGCCATGTCGAGCCAGCGATGCAGACCTATGTTGTCCGGGAACAGCCGCTTCATCGCCGCATCGGTCTTGCGAATATCGTCCGGATCACCGGTCAGGGCCGCCCATCGGAACGGTCCGATCCCGCGGCAGAACAGGGGGCGGATATAGGCGGGGACGAAGCCGGGAAAGTCGAAGGCGTTCGTCACCCCTTCGTCAAAGGCGACCTGACGGATATTGTTGCCATAATCGACGACAGGAACCCCCGCCGACTGAAAGTCGAGCATGGCGCGGACGTGGGCCACGATGGAGGGGCGGGCGGCCGCCGCGACCGAGGCGGGTTCGCTGGCCCGCTTGTCTTCCCACTCGGCGACGGTCCAGCCGGCCGGCAGATAGCCGTTCACCAGGTCATGGGCGCTGGTCTGGTCCGTCACCAGATCCGGCCGCACGCCGCGCTTGACCATTTCAGGCAAGATATCAGCAGCGTTTCCCAACAGGCCGACAGATATAGGTTTTCCAGTCCGATTTGCGTCTTCGATCAGGGCCAGGGCTTCGTCCAGGCTCTGGGCGGCCACATCAAGATAGCGTGTCTTCAGCCGCATCTCGATCCGGCTTTGCTGGCATTCCACCGCCAGGCAGGACGCCCCCGCCATGGTCGCGGCCAAGGTCTGGGCCCCGCCCATACCCCCCAGGCCTGCGGTCAGGATCCATTTTCCGGACCAGTCGCCGCCGTAATGCTGGCGGCCCGCCTCCATGAAGGTCTCATACGTGCCTTGGACGATGCCCTGGGTGCCGATGTAGATCCAGGATCCGGCCGTCATCTGGCCGTACATCATCAAGCCCTTGCGATCGAGTTCCGAGAAATGCTCCCAGGTCGCCCATTTGGGCACGAGGTTGGAGTTGGCGATCAGGACCCGGGGCGCATCGGCATGGGTGCGGAAGACCCCGACCGGCTTGCCGGACTGGACCAGCAGGGTCTCGTCGGCCTCCAGCGTCTTCAGGGTCTCCACGATCCTGTCGAAGGCGGCCCAATCGCGCGCCGCCTTGCCGACGCCGCCATAGACGACAAGATCCTGAGGGCGTTCAGCCACTTCGGGATCAAGATTGTTCATCAACATTCGCATGGCCGCCTCGGCCGCCCAGGTCTTGGCCGTCCTTTCCGATCCGCGCGGGCTTCGGATGACGCGAGCGTTGGGCTGGTTCATGTCTGG is a window encoding:
- a CDS encoding TPM domain-containing protein, translating into MSLRPVRTGRPAGVVASLFGLMAVLLFAVPATAQTKLDFPPLSGRVVDQADLLDTATEQALTDKLAALEARSSDQLVVVTVRSLQDQEIEDYGYQLGRAWGIGQKEGDNGALLIVAPTERKVRIEVGYGLEPILTDAFSSMVIRDDILPAFRDGDYQTGVVRGVDALITQLELDPAEAQARAAAAATEPEGAGGAVILPVVIIGLIFTIFLVGAIGSGGRGRRHRRDGVTPILIWAASEALRNAGRGGGGFGGGGGFGGGGGSFGGGGASGGW
- a CDS encoding bifunctional methylenetetrahydrofolate dehydrogenase/methenyltetrahydrofolate cyclohydrolase, whose product is MSAEPARATLIDGKAFSVDLVDRVAAAAARLEASQGVKPGLAVVIVGEDPASQIYVRNKGETTLRAGMRSDTHRLDETTTQDELLALIARLNADAGIHGVLVQLPLPKHIDSSVVLDAIDPDKDVDGFHVVNAGRLAVGLPGLVPCTPLGSLMLLKDQLGDLTGLNAVIVGRSNIVGKPMAQLLLGESCTVTIAHSRTRDLPALCRTADILVAAVGRPEMIKGDWIKPGATVIDVGINRVPSADPVKAAEGKTRVVGDVAFKEAVEIAGRITPVPGGVGPMTIACLLANTYSAACRSIGVEPEPLDA
- the hutH gene encoding histidine ammonia-lyase; translation: MTTLTLGRSPLTLAQLRGVLDGPVTVAVAPEAWADVDRGAATIAAIVAEGRTVYGVNTGFGLLANTSIASADLETLQRNLVLSHACGVGPLLPDSVTRLLMVLKIASLSRGASGVRRETLQALIALVNADILPCIPSKGSVGASGDLAPLAHMSCVLIGVGEARCKGQTLEAEAALERAGLKPLVLGPKEGLALLNGTQCSTALALAGLFAAEAVFAAGVAAGALSVDALKGSDAPFDARIQALRGQPGQIAVAARLRTLMAGSAIRDSHRDDCAKVQDPYSLRCQPQVMGAVLDVLTTAAATLEREANAVTDNPLVFIEDGDVISGGNFHAEPVAFAADQIAMALCEIGNISERRTAILVDPKMSELPAFLVKESGLNSGFMIAQVTAAALVAENRMVAHPCSVDTVPTSANQEDHVSMATHGARRLLDMAENTATVVGIELLAAAQGLEFHRPLTSSPLLEQVVTVVREAAAPYASDHYFAPDIARATDGVRAGRYRLFAHDLLPSA
- the hutU gene encoding urocanate hydratase; amino-acid sequence: MNQPNARVIRSPRGSERTAKTWAAEAAMRMLMNNLDPEVAERPQDLVVYGGVGKAARDWAAFDRIVETLKTLEADETLLVQSGKPVGVFRTHADAPRVLIANSNLVPKWATWEHFSELDRKGLMMYGQMTAGSWIYIGTQGIVQGTYETFMEAGRQHYGGDWSGKWILTAGLGGMGGAQTLAATMAGASCLAVECQQSRIEMRLKTRYLDVAAQSLDEALALIEDANRTGKPISVGLLGNAADILPEMVKRGVRPDLVTDQTSAHDLVNGYLPAGWTVAEWEDKRASEPASVAAAARPSIVAHVRAMLDFQSAGVPVVDYGNNIRQVAFDEGVTNAFDFPGFVPAYIRPLFCRGIGPFRWAALTGDPDDIRKTDAAMKRLFPDNIGLHRWLDMAGERIAFQGLPARICWIGLGERHRAGLMFNDMVASGELSGPIVIGRDHLDSGSVASPNRETEAMMDGSDAVSDWPLLNALLNTASGASWVSLHHGGGVGMGYSQHSGVVIVADGTPEAAQRLERVLWNDPATGVMRHADAGYDIARAAAREHGLNLPSLKA
- a CDS encoding LemA family protein, which gives rise to MARFNARALALTTVLVAAPAVTGCGYNTIPTKQERAEAAWADVQAQYQRRADLVPNLVATVQGAAIQERTTLTDVINARARATSVNVSAADLSNPQAFQQYQQAQGQLSGALSRLLVSVEAYPQLQANQNFLTLQSQLEGTENRITIARRDYNEAVRDYNTTLRTFPNVIWAKTVHSGSQPMQLFTATAEAQSAPQVNFNLNGAPAATPGGGAAPVAPGSTPPAP
- the fni gene encoding type 2 isopentenyl-diphosphate Delta-isomerase — its product is MTDAISPGALGRKDQHLDVVLSGRGRHARDAGFDAIRFVHEALPDLDHDKIDLGADFLGRRLKAPLLISAMTGGPARAEAVNARLAEAAQHLGIALAVGSQRTALEEGASGGLDMGLRHRAPDTPILANIGAAQLTRGFGLDEARRVIEMIGANALIVHLNPLQEACQPEGDRDWWGVGAALEALIRRIEVPVVVKETGAGLSGRTARRLIDMGAAAVDIAGAGGSNWALIEGERATDPGDRAHAAAFGDWGMPTARAIVDVRRACPDAVVIGSGGVRDGLDVARAIRLGADIAGQAAGVLSAAMVSTEAVVAHFQLVMRQLRTVCFCTNSANLSALRRAPLQPLDE
- a CDS encoding PPC domain-containing protein, with protein sequence MKRSSLVAAASALALAWAASPALAQDVQGLRIGAAVDGALTETDAATTGEDAYRYDAYRFEARAGQRLEAVLRSDAFDAYLAIYAEGDDEPLAEDDDGLGEGTDARLRFTPETSGTYVLRARTLAGLEGGGYSLSLRERPAPPRAPRPVGLRVGDERAGTLTDRDPEQEDGGRYDAYSFRASAGQRVIVTLESEAFDPLVRVGRMNGADFAELAQNDDGPDDGLNSRLVFTAPTAGEYLIRVTAIRDGEGAYTLGLSEAPPAPPAKPIAVGDSIDGNLNDETGLNDDGQRTEFYRFTAEAGQRVAIEMSSKDFDTYLTLRQASDNSILDQDDDGAGSGTDSRIVRTLETASDYLIEARALGDDGEGRFTLKISEVAPPPAPSAITFGQTVEGEITPEKPQNDEGKHYDAYVFTGQEGQRVQAVLRSGDFDAYLEISAADGEFSALSSDDDGLGEGTDSRLNFTLPSSGDYILRASPLSNEGKGLYSLALIDRGPEPKPGSILVGATARGTLSLSDALIDGGAYYDAYRFQAKKDEKLRITLVSNAFDAFIDLGEDGEDFTSLATDDDGLSDTHAKLDWTAPEDGWFVVRARSLGPNETGAYALTVERQP